One window from the genome of Montipora foliosa isolate CH-2021 chromosome 5, ASM3666993v2, whole genome shotgun sequence encodes:
- the LOC138003289 gene encoding fibropellin-1-like isoform X4, which translates to MFPLKLLNVYQVFCLCNNFGRLVQGMHYNSNLKNTANIITTEIRKVSARDVKDGLVTEESYSAANATRQGIMKDLTGNRRQFSILPNQAIPVHGPLHHVHFVPKPYPVESIRFVPKPLPVAYPVPAQVHVSHLHLRPKYHLNPCQNGGIYVQLHQDYFCICPREYRGKNCEDRNYCASNPCKNGATCTEIPGAFKCKCPLGFLGAVCEEPNPCHPNPCKNGGMCTRSKLGEKFSCVCQEGFKGKQCDSINKCDPNPCKGGATCQQLGNDKFVCLCPPSLKGTLCTDAKQCYVNPCLHAGTCHEDGFGYNCTCRLGFTGNNCESHVCHPNPCFHGGHCRVFYGHSKCYCPPVFRGDRCEIPHPCSTHPCLNGGLCIDSYSGYNSYPWKWNQGFLHYLCLCQAGFTGSNCEVDICKKCDVNAKCLNDTCICVEGYYGDGFTCHKIPHPCHPNPCKNGAKCKEMEGGEYDCECPPGTSGKHCEEKDACVPNPCANNGKCMQSPDGGYRCTCENGYTGVNCDLVIDGCLGNPCQNGATCRFENGKVQCLCKGKFTGPTCSECGCPKGNPTADPPIFAQKCDAEGECYCESDMNQVKNGCLRLEDPNPCLSNPCQNGGTCVTIDINGGKAYLCECPEGFKGINCEQAVCTPGYCLNGGICKPVNKQPTCICQAGYTGPRCGKKPITPSDYCHPNPCLNGGSCVQVQGGYDCHCDIQFTGAHCEVDKCAKCDVHAICLRGRCKCISGYTGTGYECIKKAPRNRCPIICPIYSTCIHGACQCIPGYQMQGNSCTRKFSPSICMEETIWCYSRGI; encoded by the exons ATGTTTCCGTTAAAACTCTTAAATGTTTATCAAGTGTTTTGTTTATGTAACAACTTTGGCCGACTCGTTCAAGGAATGCACTATAATTCAAATCTCAAGAACACAGCAAACATTATTACGACTGAAATTCGCAAAGTCAGTGCCAGAGATGTGAAAGATGGTTTAGTGACTGAGGAATCGTATTCAGCTGCAAATGCCACAAGACAGGGGATAATGAAGGACTTAACTGGCAACAGAAGGCAATTTTCGATTCTCCCAAATCAGGCAATACCAGTACACGGGCCACTTCACCATGTTCATTTTGTACCCAAGCCGTATCCCGTGGAGTCAATTCGATTTGTTCCTAAACCTCTACCGGTTGCATACCCTGTGCCAGCACAAGTCCACGTCTCACATCTTCATCTGCGACCCAAGT ATCATCTGAATCCGTGTCAGAATGGTGGAATATACGTGCAACTTCATCAAGACTATTTTTGTATTTGCCCAAGAGAATATCGAGGCAAAAACTGTGAAG ATAGGAACTACTGTGCATCTAATCCCTGCAAAAACGGAGCCACATGTACGGAAATTCCCGGTGCGTTTAAATGCAAATGTCCTCTTGGGTTTTTGGGAGCTGTTTGTGAAG AGCCCAATCCCTGTCATCCAAATCCGTGCAAGAATGGGGGAATGTGCACACGGTCGAAATTGGGGGAGAAATTCTCCTGTGTTTGTCAAGAGGGATTCAAAGGCAAACAGTGCGACT ccatcAATAAGTGTGATCCAAATCCTTGCAAGGGTGGTGCAACTTGTCAGCAGTTGGGTAATGATAAGTTTGTGTGCCTCTGTCCACCATCTCTCAAGGGAACTTTATGCACAG ATGCAAAACAATGTTACGTCAACCCCTGCCTCCATGCTGGTACTTGTCATGAAGATGGGTTTGGTTATAACTGCACTTGCAGGCTGGGATTCACTGGAAATAATTGCGAAA GTCACGTGTGTCATCCGAATCCTTGCTTTCATGGAGGACACTGCCGAGTTTTTTATGGTCATTCTAAATGTTATTGCCCCCCAGTTTTCAGAGGAGATAGATGTGAGA TTCCTCACCCTTGTTCCACTCATCCGTGCCTGAACGGTGGTCTCTGCATCGACTCGTACAGTGGCTACAATTCTTACCCTTGGAAATGGAATCAAGGTTTTTTGCATTATCTTTGTCTCTGCCAAGCCGGTTTTACTGGATCAAACTGTGAAG tgGACATCTGTAAGAAGTGTGATGTAAATGCCAAGTGTCTTAACGATACATGCATCTGCGTAGAAGGGTATTATGGAGATGGATTTACGTGTCATA aaaTACCTCATCCCTGTCATCCCAATCCTTGCAAAAATGGAGCAAAGTGCAAAGAAATGGAAGGTGGTGAGTACGACTGCGAGTGCCCGCCAGGAACCAGCGGTAAACACTGTGAAG AGAAGGATGCTTGTGTCCCCAATCCTTGTGCAAACAATGGAAAATGCATGCAATCTCCTGATGGCGGATATCGATGCACGTGTGAAAATGGATATACTGGTGTAAATTGCGACTTGG TAATTGACGGATGCCTGGGTAATCCTTGTCAAAATGGTGCAACATGTCGTTTTGAAAATGGCAAAGTTCAGTGCCTCTGTAAAGGAAAGTTCACAGGACCAACATGTTCAG AGTGTGGATGTCCCAAAGGCAATCCCACTGCAGACCCCCCTATCTTCGCACAGAAGTGTGATGCCGAAGGAGAGTGCTACTGTGAATCGGATATGAATCAAGTTAAAAATGGATGCCTAA GACTTGAGGACCCAAATCCCTGCCTCTCCAATCCATGTCAAAATGGAGGAACGTGCGTAACTATCGATATCAATGGAGGAAAAGCTTACTTATGTGAATGCCCGGAAGGATTCAAAGGAATCAACTGCGAACAAG cCGTGTGTACTCCTGGTTATTGCCTCAATGGTGGAATTTGCAAACCTGTTAATAAGCAGCCAACGTGCATTTGCCAAGCAGGATACACTGGACCACGCTGCGGAAAGAAACCAA TCACGCCAAGCGATTATTGCCATCCAAACCCGTGTCTTAACGGTGGCTCCTGTGTTCAAGTCCAAGGTGGATATGACTGCCATTGTGATATTCAGTTCACTGGAGCACATTGCGAAG TTGACAAGTGTGCCAAGTGTGATGTTCACGCCATTTGCCTTCGAGGTCGCTGTAAATGTATCTCCGGTTACACGGGAACTGGTTATGAATGCATCAAAAAAG
- the LOC138003289 gene encoding fibropellin-1-like isoform X6, with the protein MFPLKLLNVYQVFCLCNNFGRLVQGMHYNSNLKNTANIITTEIRKVSARDVKDGLVTEESYSAANATRQGIMKDLTGNRRQFSILPNQAIPVHGPLHHVHFVPKPYPVESIRFVPKPLPVAYPVPAQVHVSHLHLRPKYHLNPCQNGGIYVQLHQDYFCICPREYRGKNCEDRNYCASNPCKNGATCTEIPGAFKCKCPLGFLGAVCEEPNPCHPNPCKNGGMCTRSKLGEKFSCVCQEGFKGKQCDSINKCDPNPCKGGATCQQLGNDKFVCLCPPSLKGTLCTDAKQCYVNPCLHAGTCHEDGFGYNCTCRLGFTGNNCESHVCHPNPCFHGGHCRVFYGHSKCYCPPVFRGDRCEIPHPCSTHPCLNGGLCIDSYSGYNSYPWKWNQGFLHYLCLCQAGFTGSNCEVDICKKCDVNAKCLNDTCICVEGYYGDGFTCHKIPHPCHPNPCKNGAKCKEMEGGEYDCECPPGTSGKHCEEKDACVPNPCANNGKCMQSPDGGYRCTCENGYTGVNCDLVIDGCLGNPCQNGATCRFENGKVQCLCKGKFTGPTCSECGCPKGNPTADPPIFAQKCDAEGECYCESDMNQVKNGCLRLEDPNPCLSNPCQNGGTCVTIDINGGKAYLCECPEGFKGINCEQAVCTPGYCLNGGICKPVNKQPTCICQAGYTGPRCGKKPITPSDYCHPNPCLNGGSCVQVQGGYDCHCDIQFTGAHCEVDKCAKCDVHAICLRGRCKCISGYTGTGYECIKKAPRNRCPIICPIYSTCIHGACQCIPGYQMQGNSCTR; encoded by the exons ATGTTTCCGTTAAAACTCTTAAATGTTTATCAAGTGTTTTGTTTATGTAACAACTTTGGCCGACTCGTTCAAGGAATGCACTATAATTCAAATCTCAAGAACACAGCAAACATTATTACGACTGAAATTCGCAAAGTCAGTGCCAGAGATGTGAAAGATGGTTTAGTGACTGAGGAATCGTATTCAGCTGCAAATGCCACAAGACAGGGGATAATGAAGGACTTAACTGGCAACAGAAGGCAATTTTCGATTCTCCCAAATCAGGCAATACCAGTACACGGGCCACTTCACCATGTTCATTTTGTACCCAAGCCGTATCCCGTGGAGTCAATTCGATTTGTTCCTAAACCTCTACCGGTTGCATACCCTGTGCCAGCACAAGTCCACGTCTCACATCTTCATCTGCGACCCAAGT ATCATCTGAATCCGTGTCAGAATGGTGGAATATACGTGCAACTTCATCAAGACTATTTTTGTATTTGCCCAAGAGAATATCGAGGCAAAAACTGTGAAG ATAGGAACTACTGTGCATCTAATCCCTGCAAAAACGGAGCCACATGTACGGAAATTCCCGGTGCGTTTAAATGCAAATGTCCTCTTGGGTTTTTGGGAGCTGTTTGTGAAG AGCCCAATCCCTGTCATCCAAATCCGTGCAAGAATGGGGGAATGTGCACACGGTCGAAATTGGGGGAGAAATTCTCCTGTGTTTGTCAAGAGGGATTCAAAGGCAAACAGTGCGACT ccatcAATAAGTGTGATCCAAATCCTTGCAAGGGTGGTGCAACTTGTCAGCAGTTGGGTAATGATAAGTTTGTGTGCCTCTGTCCACCATCTCTCAAGGGAACTTTATGCACAG ATGCAAAACAATGTTACGTCAACCCCTGCCTCCATGCTGGTACTTGTCATGAAGATGGGTTTGGTTATAACTGCACTTGCAGGCTGGGATTCACTGGAAATAATTGCGAAA GTCACGTGTGTCATCCGAATCCTTGCTTTCATGGAGGACACTGCCGAGTTTTTTATGGTCATTCTAAATGTTATTGCCCCCCAGTTTTCAGAGGAGATAGATGTGAGA TTCCTCACCCTTGTTCCACTCATCCGTGCCTGAACGGTGGTCTCTGCATCGACTCGTACAGTGGCTACAATTCTTACCCTTGGAAATGGAATCAAGGTTTTTTGCATTATCTTTGTCTCTGCCAAGCCGGTTTTACTGGATCAAACTGTGAAG tgGACATCTGTAAGAAGTGTGATGTAAATGCCAAGTGTCTTAACGATACATGCATCTGCGTAGAAGGGTATTATGGAGATGGATTTACGTGTCATA aaaTACCTCATCCCTGTCATCCCAATCCTTGCAAAAATGGAGCAAAGTGCAAAGAAATGGAAGGTGGTGAGTACGACTGCGAGTGCCCGCCAGGAACCAGCGGTAAACACTGTGAAG AGAAGGATGCTTGTGTCCCCAATCCTTGTGCAAACAATGGAAAATGCATGCAATCTCCTGATGGCGGATATCGATGCACGTGTGAAAATGGATATACTGGTGTAAATTGCGACTTGG TAATTGACGGATGCCTGGGTAATCCTTGTCAAAATGGTGCAACATGTCGTTTTGAAAATGGCAAAGTTCAGTGCCTCTGTAAAGGAAAGTTCACAGGACCAACATGTTCAG AGTGTGGATGTCCCAAAGGCAATCCCACTGCAGACCCCCCTATCTTCGCACAGAAGTGTGATGCCGAAGGAGAGTGCTACTGTGAATCGGATATGAATCAAGTTAAAAATGGATGCCTAA GACTTGAGGACCCAAATCCCTGCCTCTCCAATCCATGTCAAAATGGAGGAACGTGCGTAACTATCGATATCAATGGAGGAAAAGCTTACTTATGTGAATGCCCGGAAGGATTCAAAGGAATCAACTGCGAACAAG cCGTGTGTACTCCTGGTTATTGCCTCAATGGTGGAATTTGCAAACCTGTTAATAAGCAGCCAACGTGCATTTGCCAAGCAGGATACACTGGACCACGCTGCGGAAAGAAACCAA TCACGCCAAGCGATTATTGCCATCCAAACCCGTGTCTTAACGGTGGCTCCTGTGTTCAAGTCCAAGGTGGATATGACTGCCATTGTGATATTCAGTTCACTGGAGCACATTGCGAAG TTGACAAGTGTGCCAAGTGTGATGTTCACGCCATTTGCCTTCGAGGTCGCTGTAAATGTATCTCCGGTTACACGGGAACTGGTTATGAATGCATCAAAAAAG